AAGACGTCCGGACCGCACGTCTCGACACCTGGGCCATCAACGTGGACCCGGGGCCGCTGAACGATCCGGCACTCGACGACGAGGCACTCGTGCACACCGGGACGGGACTGGTTTCGCTCGCAGCTCGGCTCGGTGCCGCCCTCATCGTGCCGTGCGGCGCCCCGTCACGAACTCCGTTCGTCGACGAATCCGCCGACCTCGCCCGCATGGCGAACAGGCTGCGGCTGCTGGGCAACGTGGCTGCCGACAGCGATGTCCGCCTGCTTGTGGAGGGCTTGCACCACCACCGGTTCTGCCACAGTGCCGAGCGGGCGCGTGCGCTTCTCGACCTGACTCCCGTCGAGGTGGCCGGGTTCGTCTTCGACGTCAGCCACGTCGTCGCAGGCGAGATCGACGAGGTCGCTCTGGCACGCGAATTCGCCGAGCGCATCGAACACGTACACCTCCGCGATGCGGAGCCCGGCGAGATCAACCTCAGCATCGGTCGCGGCCGTGCCGACTTCGCAGGCGTGGTGCGCGAGTTGAGCGCCCAGGGCTACACGGGCCGCTACGTCCTCGAACTCGAAACCCATGACGTCGACGAGGGCGACCGCGTCGAGGTCGCAGCGCAGGCGCGCGAGACGATCTCGGCCCTGCTTCCCACCTGATGGAACAACGCCTGACGGCACAACGCCCGACGGAACAACGACAGCAGTACAGGAGACGTAGATGTCCGCGAACACGCCACGGACGGCAGTGATCACCGGTGCCGGCTCGGAACGAGGCATCGGCCGAGAAACGGCTCGGCATCTGGCCGCGGCCGGATTCGACATCGCCGTCCTCGATATCGACGGGGCCGCAGCCGAGCACGCCGCGGCCGCTATCGCCAAGGAGCACGAGGTCGAGGCCCAGGGCATCGCCGCCGACGTCACCGAAGCCTCCTCGGTCGACCGGGCGATCGGGGCGATCGAGTCCTCGAGCCTGCCCCCCATCGGTGTGCTGGTGAACAATGCGGGGATCACCCGCCCGACCCGGTTCCTCGACATCGAGAAGGACGAGTGGGAGCTGGTCTTCGATGTCAATGTCACCGGCACCTACCTCGTGACCCGGCGAGTGCTGCCCGGGCTTGCCGAGCGCGGTTACGGCCGTATCGTCAACGTCTCCTCGGTCAGCGGCGAGCGTGGCGGTGGTGTGTTCGGCGGTACGCACTACTCGGCGGCCAAGGCGGCGGTTCTCGGCCTCACCCGTGCGCTGGCCAGGGAAGTCGGTGAGCACGGGGTGGTCGTCAACGCGGTCGCACCGGGGCTCATCGACACCGATATCACCGGTGGGTTGCTGAGCGGGGAGCGCAAGCAGCAGCTCGTCGCCGACATCCCGGTCGGCCGTAACGGGAGTACCGCCGACGTGGCGGCCACGATCACGTTCCTGGCCGGAGAGAGCGTCGGCTACATCACCGGCGCCACTTTCGACATCAACGGCGGCTCGCACATCCACTGAAGGCGGGCGGCCAAGCCCGGCGGAGCCGCACACTCACAATCACGGGCTCCGAGAATTCTCACCGCACTCCAGGAGTGGCGGTGCCACTGTTCACCCCTCCTCAACGATGAGGCCCACGGAAAGACATGTGGTATGCCTGATTCGCTCATCCTGCTGCACACCGCTATCGCGGTGGTCGGCATCGTGCTGCTGATCGTCGTGGCACGCATCAACCCGGTCATCGTCCTGGTGCTGGGCTCGTTGTACCTCGGCCTTGCCACCGGCCTCGGCTTCGAGGACACCACTGCCGCCGTCGCCCAAGGATTCGGCGACCTCATGGCGGAAGTGGGCTTGATCATCGGATTCGGCGTCCTGCTCGGTTCGCTGCTGTCCACGACGGGAACGTTGCAGCGCATCGTCGAGCTGTTCCTCCGGGTGTGTCGACCCGGCAAGTCGCCCTACGTGCTCGGACTGTCCTCCGGCATCGTGTTTCCGGCCATCTACTTCGACGTGGCGCTGGTGATGCTGGCACCGATCGCCAAGTCGGTGGCCGTGCGAACCGGGGTCGGTATCGCCGCGGTCGGCGGTGCCCTGGCCATCGGTCTCGAGGTCGGCCTGCTCATGGTGCTGCCCGGAGCGGCGGCGCTGGCCAGTGCGGGCACCCTGGAAGTTTCCCTGGGCACGATGCTGCTGTTCGGCATCCCGGTGGGCATCGTGTCCATCGTCGTCGGTGTCTTCCTGCACAGCGCCCTGATGCGGCGAACGTGGAAGCCGGCCAAGGACGAAAACACGCTCAACGGTGGCGTGGACGGCATGACCGTGGCGGAGGCCGAGACACCGCGGCGCAGGCTCTCCCTGCCCGTGACCCTGCTGCCGATCCTGGTCCCGCTGGCACTGATCGTCCTCGGCACCTTCGCCGAGACGACGGGGACGAGCAGCGCTGTGCTCGGGTTCCTCTCCGATCCGGTCGTGGCCCTGCTGATCGGCCTGCTGATCGCCGTCGTGGTGACGGTGTACATGCTCTCGCGTGATGCCGTGGAAAAGGCACTGAGCAAGGGCGCGGCCACCAGCGGGACCATCCTGCTGTTCACGGGTGTGGCCGGTTCGCTCGGAGAAGTGATCAGCCGAACCGGGATCGGAGACATCATCTCGGGCCTGTTCCAGGCCAGTTCGTTCTCGCCACTGCTGCTGGCGTGGGTCGTGGCGGCACTGCTGCGGCTGGCACAGGGATCGGGCTCGGTCGCCGCGATCACGGCCTCGACTCTGCTGGCGCCGGTCATGGGAGGACTGGACGCGGCTGCTGTCCTCGTGCTTCTCGCCGCGGCAGCGGGGGCGAGTTTCGGTGGTCACGTCAGCGACAACACGTTCTGGATGTTCCGCACCCTGCTCGGGCTTTCCACGCGAGGAACCTTCCAGGTCTACACCCTGGCCCAGTCGATCATGTCGGTTGTCGCCCTGGGCCTGGTTCTCGGGCTCAGCGTGTTCGTCTGACCATTCGATTCTTTCGACCATGACATTTCTGTGAGCAGCAATGACACTTCTGTACAACGATCCGGCTAACTTCACCGAAGACGCGATGCTGGGATTCTGCGATCTCCATCCGCAGTACGTCCGAGCCGTGGACGGGGGCGTCGTGCGGTCCGCTCCGGGAGCGGACGGCAAGGTGGCCGTGGTGATCGGGGGTGGCTCCGGGCACTATCCGGCGTTTTGCGGCGTGGTCGGCTCCGGGTTCGCCGATGCGGCCGTGGTCGGCAACATCTTCACCGCACCTTCCGCGCAGCAGGCCTACTCCGTGGCCAAGGCCGCGCAGCGCGGCGGCGGTGTCCTGTTCGGCTTCGGCAACTACGCCGGGGACACGATGAATTTCGGTGCCGCGCAGGAACGCCTCCGCACCGAGGGCATCGATTGCCGCACGGTCGTCGTGACCGACGACATCGCCTCGGCCTCCCGGCAGGAAGCGCACAACCGACGGGGTATCGCGGGGGACTTCGCCGTGTTCAAGGTCGCCTCGGCGGCTGCCGAGGAAGGCCGGTCACTCGACGAGGTCGAACGGGTGGCGACCCGCGCCAATGAGCGGACCCGGACTCTCGGTGTCGCCTTCGACGGCTGCACACTGCCCGGACAGCACCATCCCCTGTTCACCGTTCCCGTCGACAAGATGGGCCTGGGCCTGGGCATCCACGGTGAACCGGGTGTCTCCGACGTGGACATGCCGTCCGCGAACGAGCTCGCGGACACCCTCGTGGACGGAGTGCTCGCCGAAGCACCGTCCACGGATTCCGGCCGACTCGCGGTGATCCTCAACGGGCTCGGGACCACCAAATACGAGGAGATGTTCGTCGTGTGGTCCCGCGTGGCCGAGCGGTTCCGCGATGCCGGGTACACGGTGATCGACCCCGAGGTCGGCGAGCTGGTCACGAGCCTGGACATGGCCGGGGTATCACTGACCGTGCTGTGGCTCGACGAGGACCTGGAGCGCTGCTGGCGCGCGCCTGCCGAGACACCGGCTTACCGCAAGGGGCAGGTGAGTCCTGGCGACGCTGCCGGCGAGAGGGAACCGCAACCAGCCGACCGTGCCGGTGCCGAGCTCGCGGGGTATCCGAACGCGAGCAGCGAATCGCGGATGTGTGCCGCCACTGTCGTGGAGGTCCTTGCTGCGGTGCGCCGAGCTGTCGAGGACAACGCCGAGGAACTCGGAAGCATCGACGCCGTCGCCGCCGATGGTGATCACGGTCGCGGCATGGTGAAGGGGGCCACGGCCGCTCAGGAGGCCGCGGCAGTGGCGCTGGATGCCGGTGCGGGAGCACTGTCCGTGCTGGCCGAGGCAGGAGAGGCGTGGGCAACCCGTGCCGGTGGCACCTCGGGTGCCCTGTGGGGTGCCGGTCTGCGCGCCTTCGCCGAGTGCCTGGGCGATGACCGGCGCCCCGGCACCGCGGATCTCGTCGCCGGGGTGGAGGGATTCGCCGCCGCGATCCGGCGGCTCGGCAATGCCGAGATCGGCGACAAGACGATGGTGGACGCGCTCGTTCCCCTCGCGCGCGAGTTCGCCGCCGAGGCGAGCTGGCGAAAGGCGGCACGTGCTGCCCGAGCGGCAGCGGACAGCACAGCCGAGCTCACCCCCAGGACCGGGCGCGCTCGCCCGTTGGCGGAGCGCAGCCTCGGCACCCCCGATGCGGGTGCCGTCTCGCTGGCGCTGATCGCCGAGGCGGTCGCGGAAGTATTGGAAAAGGAGGTACACAGCGATGAATGATCCGCAAGGATGGCGCATCGTCGTCGGTTCCGACGACGCGGGCCTGGAGTACAAGGACGTGTTGAAGACCGACCTCGAAAGCGACCCGCGGGTGAGCTCGGTCATCGACGCCGGGGTGAACCAGGACGAAACGACCGCCTACCCGCACATCGCGACCACTGCCGCCGAGATGGTCTCCCGCGGAGAAGTGGATCGTGCGCTGCTCGTCTGCGGTACGGGTCTGGGGGTGGCCATCAGCGCCAACAAGGTGCATGGCGTGCGGGCCGCCACCGCCCACGACAGCTTCTCCGTGGAGCGCTCGGTGCTGAGCAATGACGCACAGGTGCTCACCTTCGGTCAGCGGGTCGTCGGTCTGGAACTGGCGCGCAGGTTGGCCAAGGAGTGGCTGGACTACCGCTTCGACCCCTCGTCGCCGTCGGCGGCCAAGGTCGAGCTGTTGTCTTCCTACGAAAAGCGTTCC
This Haloactinomyces albus DNA region includes the following protein-coding sequences:
- a CDS encoding SDR family NAD(P)-dependent oxidoreductase; the encoded protein is MSANTPRTAVITGAGSERGIGRETARHLAAAGFDIAVLDIDGAAAEHAAAAIAKEHEVEAQGIAADVTEASSVDRAIGAIESSSLPPIGVLVNNAGITRPTRFLDIEKDEWELVFDVNVTGTYLVTRRVLPGLAERGYGRIVNVSSVSGERGGGVFGGTHYSAAKAAVLGLTRALAREVGEHGVVVNAVAPGLIDTDITGGLLSGERKQQLVADIPVGRNGSTADVAATITFLAGESVGYITGATFDINGGSHIH
- a CDS encoding sugar phosphate isomerase/epimerase family protein, with amino-acid sequence MSELGCSTISFCHRPLPEALAAISALGMSGIDLGGLPGVCEHIPTPLDRDPDDIVEDVRTARLDTWAINVDPGPLNDPALDDEALVHTGTGLVSLAARLGAALIVPCGAPSRTPFVDESADLARMANRLRLLGNVAADSDVRLLVEGLHHHRFCHSAERARALLDLTPVEVAGFVFDVSHVVAGEIDEVALAREFAERIEHVHLRDAEPGEINLSIGRGRADFAGVVRELSAQGYTGRYVLELETHDVDEGDRVEVAAQARETISALLPT
- a CDS encoding GntP family permease, with protein sequence MPDSLILLHTAIAVVGIVLLIVVARINPVIVLVLGSLYLGLATGLGFEDTTAAVAQGFGDLMAEVGLIIGFGVLLGSLLSTTGTLQRIVELFLRVCRPGKSPYVLGLSSGIVFPAIYFDVALVMLAPIAKSVAVRTGVGIAAVGGALAIGLEVGLLMVLPGAAALASAGTLEVSLGTMLLFGIPVGIVSIVVGVFLHSALMRRTWKPAKDENTLNGGVDGMTVAEAETPRRRLSLPVTLLPILVPLALIVLGTFAETTGTSSAVLGFLSDPVVALLIGLLIAVVVTVYMLSRDAVEKALSKGAATSGTILLFTGVAGSLGEVISRTGIGDIISGLFQASSFSPLLLAWVVAALLRLAQGSGSVAAITASTLLAPVMGGLDAAAVLVLLAAAAGASFGGHVSDNTFWMFRTLLGLSTRGTFQVYTLAQSIMSVVALGLVLGLSVFV
- a CDS encoding ribose-5-phosphate isomerase, whose protein sequence is MNDPQGWRIVVGSDDAGLEYKDVLKTDLESDPRVSSVIDAGVNQDETTAYPHIATTAAEMVSRGEVDRALLVCGTGLGVAISANKVHGVRAATAHDSFSVERSVLSNDAQVLTFGQRVVGLELARRLAKEWLDYRFDPSSPSAAKVELLSSYEKRSC
- a CDS encoding dihydroxyacetone kinase family protein — encoded protein: MTLLYNDPANFTEDAMLGFCDLHPQYVRAVDGGVVRSAPGADGKVAVVIGGGSGHYPAFCGVVGSGFADAAVVGNIFTAPSAQQAYSVAKAAQRGGGVLFGFGNYAGDTMNFGAAQERLRTEGIDCRTVVVTDDIASASRQEAHNRRGIAGDFAVFKVASAAAEEGRSLDEVERVATRANERTRTLGVAFDGCTLPGQHHPLFTVPVDKMGLGLGIHGEPGVSDVDMPSANELADTLVDGVLAEAPSTDSGRLAVILNGLGTTKYEEMFVVWSRVAERFRDAGYTVIDPEVGELVTSLDMAGVSLTVLWLDEDLERCWRAPAETPAYRKGQVSPGDAAGEREPQPADRAGAELAGYPNASSESRMCAATVVEVLAAVRRAVEDNAEELGSIDAVAADGDHGRGMVKGATAAQEAAAVALDAGAGALSVLAEAGEAWATRAGGTSGALWGAGLRAFAECLGDDRRPGTADLVAGVEGFAAAIRRLGNAEIGDKTMVDALVPLAREFAAEASWRKAARAARAAADSTAELTPRTGRARPLAERSLGTPDAGAVSLALIAEAVAEVLEKEVHSDE